One genomic window of Nakamurella panacisegetis includes the following:
- a CDS encoding LysR family transcriptional regulator, whose translation MTYESFGLATTLEQLTAIAEFGQITAAAQHLGIPQPTLSRAMARLSRDLGTPLLQKDGRGVRLTRHGELLAASAGRALDELMAGVRAVRAEADPSTGTVILGFLHSLGPLVVPALLRGFRREYPGVTVRLVQDSADGLLRRIPGGGVDLVLAAPVPGDPRWRSRPLAEQPLALLVPDGDELAQATTVGVSDLAGRELITLAAGYGVRTITDQLLQAAGIPRSYAFESQEMTTAAGLVAAGLGIAILPPGNEVPGTRARPLSDPAASRTLSLAWSADRELSPPGRHLRSHLIRFAPNLLTG comes from the coding sequence ATGACGTATGAGTCGTTCGGGTTGGCGACGACCCTGGAGCAGCTGACCGCGATCGCCGAGTTCGGGCAGATCACCGCCGCGGCACAGCATCTGGGTATCCCGCAGCCGACGCTGTCCCGGGCTATGGCCCGGTTGTCACGTGACCTGGGCACGCCGCTGCTGCAGAAGGACGGGCGAGGCGTGCGGCTGACCCGGCACGGGGAGTTGCTCGCGGCCAGCGCCGGCCGGGCGCTCGACGAGCTGATGGCCGGGGTCCGGGCGGTTCGGGCCGAGGCCGATCCGAGCACCGGAACCGTCATCCTCGGTTTCCTGCACAGTCTCGGCCCTCTGGTGGTGCCGGCGTTGCTCCGCGGGTTCCGTCGCGAGTATCCGGGGGTCACCGTGCGTCTGGTGCAGGATTCAGCCGACGGCCTGCTGCGGCGGATCCCCGGTGGTGGAGTGGATCTGGTGCTGGCCGCCCCGGTCCCGGGCGATCCGCGCTGGCGGTCGCGTCCACTGGCCGAGCAGCCGCTGGCGCTACTGGTGCCGGACGGAGACGAGTTGGCGCAGGCAACGACGGTCGGGGTCAGCGATCTGGCCGGACGGGAGCTGATCACCCTGGCGGCCGGTTACGGCGTGCGCACGATCACGGATCAACTGCTGCAGGCGGCCGGGATTCCCCGGTCGTACGCCTTCGAGAGCCAGGAGATGACCACGGCCGCCGGTCTGGTGGCGGCGGGCCTTGGCATCGCGATCCTGCCGCCCGGCAACGAGGTGCCCGGGACCCGGGCCCGTCCGCTCTCGGACCCGGCGGCCTCCCGCACCCTGTCTCTGGCCTGGTCGGCCGACCGCGAACTGTCGCCACCGGGACGGCACCTGCGCAGTCATCTGATCCGGTTCGCGCCCAACCTGCTCACCGGCTGA
- a CDS encoding MFS transporter, with translation MTTTNEVAATASGRTDSYAGSREVHRLEVAMLAAGLAAFGLLYVTQAVLPSVGTAFGVSATVASLTVSFATGGLALAILPMSSLAESFGRARMMRIGMVAALLLAVGCATSTHFWELLTCRALMGIALGAVVAVGMGHLGDEIHPSKVSGAMGIYVAGNTIGGVVGRLVPGIALDFGSWRFAVLMFTAFASVAILTFSLLLPAPRRFTPVPARGGHHLRAARELLADSGIRKLCGIAFLLMGGFVACYNFLTFRLTSAPIDLSGSAASRLFLAYLAGTVSSTAAGYCAGRFGRRRVLCSGIALMLGGLALTLPDHLGSITVGLVIFTAGFFAAHSTASGWISARASRSRAQASALYLMAYYLGSSTLGAAVGLAFLVGGWSATVIAIAVLAVAAFGLARSLDPGR, from the coding sequence GTGACCACAACGAACGAAGTCGCAGCGACCGCGAGCGGCCGCACCGACTCCTACGCCGGGTCGCGCGAAGTGCATCGGCTGGAAGTCGCGATGCTGGCGGCCGGGCTGGCCGCGTTCGGGCTGCTGTACGTCACGCAGGCCGTACTGCCGTCCGTCGGCACCGCTTTCGGGGTGAGCGCCACCGTCGCCAGCCTGACCGTCTCCTTCGCCACCGGCGGCCTGGCCCTGGCCATCCTGCCGATGTCCAGCCTGGCCGAGTCGTTCGGGCGGGCCCGCATGATGCGCATCGGCATGGTGGCCGCGCTGTTGCTGGCCGTGGGATGTGCGACCAGCACCCACTTCTGGGAGTTGCTGACCTGCCGGGCGTTGATGGGCATCGCCCTGGGCGCCGTCGTCGCGGTGGGGATGGGGCACCTCGGGGACGAGATCCACCCGTCGAAGGTCAGCGGGGCGATGGGCATCTACGTCGCCGGCAACACTATCGGCGGAGTGGTCGGCCGGTTGGTACCGGGCATCGCGCTGGACTTCGGTTCGTGGCGGTTCGCAGTGCTGATGTTCACTGCCTTCGCCTCGGTGGCCATCCTGACCTTCTCCCTGCTCCTCCCGGCCCCCCGACGGTTCACGCCGGTGCCGGCGCGCGGCGGCCACCATCTGCGCGCGGCCCGCGAACTGCTGGCCGACAGCGGGATCCGGAAGCTCTGCGGCATAGCCTTTCTGCTGATGGGCGGTTTCGTCGCCTGCTACAACTTCCTGACCTTCCGGCTCACCTCCGCGCCGATCGACCTCAGCGGTAGTGCTGCGTCCCGGCTCTTCCTGGCCTACCTGGCCGGCACGGTCAGCTCGACGGCGGCCGGTTACTGCGCGGGGCGGTTCGGCCGCCGCCGGGTGCTGTGCAGCGGCATCGCCCTGATGCTCGGGGGCCTCGCTTTGACGCTGCCCGACCATCTGGGATCGATCACGGTCGGGCTGGTCATCTTCACCGCGGGATTCTTCGCGGCCCACTCCACGGCCAGCGGATGGATCTCGGCCCGGGCGAGCCGCAGCCGGGCTCAGGCGTCCGCCCTCTACCTGATGGCCTACTACCTGGGATCGAGCACCCTCGGGGCTGCCGTTGGCCTGGCGTTCCTGGTCGGCGGCTGGAGCGCCACCGTCATCGCCATCGCCGTTCTGGCCGTGGCGGCGTTCGGCCTCGCGCGTAGTTTGGATCCCGGACGATGA
- a CDS encoding VOC family protein, with protein MDSTRVTANLPVTDIEAAKSFYTDFLGFRTEEFNMGWVARFTAPDGVTSVQLVTHDATAPEDSVMSVHTDDVDGAYAEAQRRGLQIVHPLTTETWGVRRFFVRDPCGNVINVVGHRS; from the coding sequence ATGGACAGCACACGCGTGACGGCCAACCTTCCCGTGACCGACATCGAGGCCGCGAAGAGCTTCTACACCGACTTCCTGGGGTTCCGCACCGAGGAATTCAACATGGGTTGGGTGGCCCGTTTCACCGCCCCGGACGGTGTGACGAGCGTCCAGCTCGTCACCCACGACGCGACCGCGCCGGAGGATTCGGTCATGTCCGTGCACACCGACGACGTGGATGGCGCCTACGCCGAGGCTCAACGCCGGGGCCTGCAGATCGTGCACCCGCTCACCACCGAGACATGGGGTGTCCGCCGGTTCTTCGTCCGCGACCCCTGTGGCAACGTCATCAATGTCGTCGGCCATCGGAGCTGA